The following are from one region of the bacterium genome:
- a CDS encoding enoyl-CoA hydratase-related protein gives MAYNTLIVEQKGQFTWCRLNRPEVRNAFNAEMIAELTSFAKDLPSGSRAIVLHGEGTVFCAGGDLRWMQQSLDLYREQNLEDAKRLAEMYFALDRMPVPLVGLIHGAAFGGGAGLVCVCDYVIATQDTQFGFSEVRLGIVPACISPFVLRKIGPGHARALFTTAERFDSRKGYDVGMVHQIAADIAEAQSLVEKKLQQITECGPEAIRHIKNLLFQLLFASNDQEQLDRAADLLATVRVSKEGQEGLRAFLEKRKPSWNRG, from the coding sequence ATGGCTTACAACACGCTGATCGTTGAACAGAAAGGGCAGTTTACGTGGTGCAGATTGAACCGGCCGGAGGTGCGCAATGCATTCAACGCGGAGATGATTGCCGAGCTCACAAGCTTCGCGAAAGATTTGCCTTCCGGAAGCAGAGCGATTGTACTGCATGGTGAAGGGACGGTCTTTTGTGCTGGTGGCGATTTGCGTTGGATGCAGCAGAGTCTGGATCTTTATCGTGAACAAAATCTTGAAGATGCCAAACGCCTGGCCGAAATGTATTTTGCGCTGGATCGAATGCCTGTGCCCCTGGTCGGTCTGATTCACGGAGCTGCTTTTGGAGGCGGCGCTGGGTTGGTCTGCGTTTGCGATTATGTGATCGCGACACAGGACACGCAATTCGGCTTCAGCGAAGTCCGATTGGGAATTGTACCTGCGTGCATCTCTCCCTTTGTTTTGCGAAAGATCGGTCCCGGACATGCGCGCGCACTCTTTACCACCGCTGAGAGATTCGACTCGCGCAAGGGCTATGATGTGGGAATGGTGCATCAAATTGCTGCAGACATAGCGGAAGCGCAATCGCTCGTAGAAAAGAAATTGCAGCAGATTACGGAGTGCGGCCCTGAGGCGATACGGCACATCAAGAACCTTCTCTTTCAATTGCTCTTTGCATCGAACGATCAGGAGCAACTCGACAGGGCGGCCGATCTATTAGCCACAGTCCGTGTCAGTAAAGAAGGACAGGAGGGTTTGCGAGCTTTTCTGGAAAAACGGAAGCCAAGCTGGAATCGTGGTTAA
- a CDS encoding BrnT family toxin yields the protein MRIKGFQWDDSNVIHIELGHGIKPEEAEEVFAVAALFRKTRRGHYVALGPTLDGRFLTIVFELKGNGIVRVITGWDMETAEKRYWRKHRRG from the coding sequence TTGCGTATCAAAGGATTCCAATGGGACGATAGTAATGTAATCCACATTGAGCTTGGCCACGGAATAAAACCAGAGGAAGCTGAAGAAGTTTTTGCTGTAGCAGCATTGTTCAGAAAAACCAGGAGAGGTCACTATGTTGCGCTGGGACCTACTCTAGATGGGAGATTTCTCACCATTGTATTTGAACTGAAAGGTAATGGAATCGTTCGAGTGATCACTGGTTGGGACATGGAAACAGCCGAAAAACGCTATTGGAGAAAACATAGACGAGGTTGA
- a CDS encoding methylcrotonoyl-CoA carboxylase produces the protein MLLESEISPNTPEFKHQYDVHIKLAEELKQLIQKIRQGGSPEARKKHEERGKLFVRERVRLLLDEDRPFLELSPLAAYQVYKDDVPAAGIVTGIGWVHGLPVMVVANDATVKGGTYSPLTVKKHLRAQEIAKENGLPCIYLVDSGGAFLPLQAEVFPDRDHFGRIFYNQANLSALGIPQIAVVMGSSTAGGAYVPAMSEETVMVRNQATIFLGGPPLVKAATGEDVTSEELGGADLHCRKSGVADHYAENDAHALELARNMMQFDKHHLKEDRWLVPARAESPSHSPEEIPGVLPTDLRQPFPIKEIIVRIIDGGAFHEFKKLYGATICCGMGHIGGYPVGILANNGVLFSDSSLKATHFIELCEQRRIPLLFLQNITGFMVGKDAESGGIAKDGAKMVTAVATATVPKITIIVGGSYGAGNYGMCGRAYQPRFLFMYPNARISVMGGDQAAFVLSSVGKIDPEEIRAKYEKEGHPYYSSARLWDDGVIDPRDTRDVLIQCLEIISRGPVPSGRFGLFRM, from the coding sequence ATGCTGCTGGAAAGTGAAATCTCGCCGAACACGCCTGAATTCAAACATCAATATGATGTGCACATCAAACTGGCCGAAGAGCTGAAACAGCTCATTCAGAAAATTCGGCAGGGCGGATCGCCCGAAGCGCGCAAGAAACATGAAGAGCGGGGCAAACTCTTCGTTCGGGAGAGGGTCCGATTGTTACTGGATGAAGACCGTCCTTTTCTGGAACTTTCGCCGCTGGCAGCCTATCAGGTATACAAAGACGATGTTCCCGCAGCAGGAATTGTCACCGGAATCGGCTGGGTTCATGGGCTTCCGGTCATGGTGGTTGCAAATGATGCAACTGTGAAAGGGGGCACCTATTCGCCGCTGACCGTCAAAAAGCATTTGCGCGCGCAGGAAATTGCAAAAGAAAATGGATTGCCCTGTATTTATCTTGTAGATTCAGGCGGAGCTTTTCTGCCTTTGCAAGCAGAAGTTTTTCCGGACCGCGATCATTTTGGACGCATTTTTTACAATCAGGCGAATTTATCAGCGCTCGGAATTCCTCAGATTGCGGTTGTGATGGGATCTTCTACCGCTGGTGGAGCTTATGTGCCGGCCATGTCAGAAGAAACTGTGATGGTGCGGAATCAGGCAACGATTTTTCTCGGCGGGCCGCCACTGGTAAAAGCTGCTACGGGTGAAGATGTAACCTCGGAGGAGCTCGGTGGCGCCGATCTTCATTGCCGCAAATCGGGGGTCGCCGATCACTATGCCGAAAACGATGCGCATGCGCTCGAGCTCGCGCGCAACATGATGCAGTTTGACAAACATCATCTGAAAGAGGATCGCTGGCTCGTTCCGGCGCGCGCGGAATCCCCTTCCCATTCGCCGGAAGAGATTCCCGGAGTCCTGCCAACAGATTTGCGGCAGCCTTTTCCCATCAAAGAAATTATTGTGCGGATCATCGATGGAGGCGCGTTCCATGAATTTAAAAAGCTTTACGGCGCCACCATTTGTTGCGGGATGGGGCACATCGGCGGATATCCGGTGGGAATTCTTGCAAATAATGGAGTCTTGTTTAGCGACAGCAGTTTGAAGGCCACACACTTCATTGAACTTTGTGAACAGCGCCGCATCCCTCTGTTGTTCTTGCAAAATATTACCGGATTCATGGTCGGCAAAGATGCGGAGAGCGGTGGAATCGCCAAAGATGGCGCCAAGATGGTGACCGCAGTCGCCACAGCCACGGTTCCCAAGATCACCATAATCGTTGGAGGATCGTATGGTGCCGGCAATTACGGAATGTGCGGACGAGCCTACCAACCGCGGTTTCTCTTTATGTATCCGAATGCGCGGATATCCGTCATGGGCGGCGATCAGGCAGCTTTCGTCTTGAGCAGTGTCGGCAAAATCGATCCGGAAGAGATTCGAGCAAAATATGAGAAGGAAGGGCATCCTTATTATAGTTCCGCCAGACTCTGGGATGATGGTGTGATCGATCCGCGCGATACACGCGATGTATTGATTCAATGCCTGGAAATCATTTCGCGGGGACCGGTTCCTTCCGGCAGATTCGGCCTCTTCCGCATGTAA
- a CDS encoding BrnA antitoxin family protein, which yields MTRKSSKRKMTEEEYYDSHGILKEILAEGIEMSLEAALRQEILEGKRKRKLRNVSIKIDPLYLQSIRKIATKKGIPYQTLVRLWLTEKVRKELKLA from the coding sequence ATGACTAGAAAGTCTTCAAAACGAAAGATGACAGAAGAGGAATATTACGATTCACATGGCATCCTAAAAGAAATCCTGGCCGAAGGCATTGAAATGAGTTTAGAAGCGGCCCTGCGTCAAGAAATCCTTGAAGGAAAGAGGAAAAGAAAGCTAAGAAATGTATCGATTAAGATCGATCCTCTCTACTTGCAATCTATTCGGAAGATCGCGACAAAAAAAGGAATCCCATACCAGACTCTAGTAAGGCTGTGGCTTACCGAGAAAGTTAGAAAAGAATTGAAGTTGGCATAG